Proteins encoded together in one uncultured Desulfosarcina sp. window:
- a CDS encoding branched-chain amino acid ABC transporter permease, with protein MDLGLLGQYLINGLMLGMMYALVAVGFTLFFGVLDVIVFSHGDLLMVGAFAGFAVYLGLQHIYLGSGIAEIIYVVAVSMGSMALLGALIGRHLILRLRKAPPLNTLLVTMMLGTVLREAIRLFFPDGSNPKPFPAMLPDNAVAIGSLNLRVDSVLLLVAGFLIIVGLHLIINRTKLGLAIRAVAQDEETARTMGINFTATVMITFALGSGVAAFAGIMNGLYYNEINFSMGLLLGAIGFSAAIVGGLGNIYGAIIGGFLFSLLQTVGAVALPFASAYKDVFAFGVIIALMAWRPTGLLAERTSERV; from the coding sequence ATGGACCTGGGACTGCTGGGACAGTACCTGATCAACGGGCTGATGCTGGGCATGATGTACGCCCTGGTCGCCGTCGGATTCACCCTTTTCTTCGGCGTGCTGGATGTGATTGTCTTTTCCCATGGCGACCTGTTGATGGTTGGTGCCTTTGCCGGCTTCGCCGTCTACCTGGGCCTGCAGCACATTTATCTGGGATCGGGCATTGCCGAAATCATCTACGTCGTCGCCGTGAGCATGGGCTCCATGGCCCTGTTGGGTGCGCTCATCGGCCGCCACCTGATTCTGCGGCTGCGCAAAGCCCCACCCCTTAATACCCTGCTGGTGACTATGATGCTGGGAACGGTGCTGCGCGAGGCGATCCGCCTTTTCTTCCCCGACGGATCGAACCCCAAGCCCTTTCCGGCCATGCTGCCGGATAACGCCGTGGCCATCGGATCGCTGAACCTGCGCGTGGACAGTGTACTTTTGCTGGTCGCGGGCTTTCTGATCATCGTCGGCCTGCATCTGATCATCAATCGTACCAAGCTCGGGCTGGCCATCCGTGCAGTGGCCCAGGACGAGGAGACTGCCCGGACCATGGGCATCAACTTCACCGCCACGGTGATGATCACCTTTGCCCTGGGTTCCGGTGTGGCGGCCTTTGCCGGAATCATGAACGGATTGTACTATAACGAAATCAATTTCAGCATGGGGCTGCTTCTGGGCGCCATCGGGTTCAGCGCCGCCATCGTCGGCGGGTTGGGCAATATCTACGGTGCCATCATCGGCGGCTTTCTTTTCTCCCTGTTGCAGACCGTCGGTGCGGTGGCCCTTCCCTTTGCCAGCGCCTACAAGGATGTCTTTGCATTTGGCGTCATTATCGCCCTGATGGCCTGGCGCCCCACCGGCCTTCTGGCAGAAAGAACCAGCGAGCGGGTATAA
- a CDS encoding M20 family metallopeptidase produces MTTTSPTVSLARTLIGFDTRNPGGDESACIEYLCHHLRDAGFTVELSAFAEGRPSLVARRGSGDRPALCFAGHVDTVPLGKAPWRTDPFGGEIEGDRLYGRGACDMKGGIAAMVIAACRVAPRLAANDDLILVIVAGEETGCLGSRHLAEHRELLGDAGAVVVGEPTGNYPLVGHKGALWLSARFRGLTAHGAMPEKGDNAVYKAATAVGRLQHFDFGMPPHPHLGGPSLNVGTFHGGLNINSVPDVAEIGIDIRTMPGLDHNDLTRMIQDCLGSEAEVSRLIDVNALWTPPEHPWVQTVFRIMPPFIGETPTPRTVAFFTDGAPLQAAYGGAPTLILGPGASTIAHRTDEFCPVSEIDAAAMIYQRIAEQWYELPASD; encoded by the coding sequence ATGACCACGACATCTCCGACCGTCTCCCTGGCCCGCACCCTGATCGGTTTCGATACCCGCAACCCCGGCGGCGATGAATCCGCCTGCATCGAATATCTCTGCCATCACCTGCGTGACGCCGGGTTTACGGTAGAACTCTCCGCTTTCGCGGAAGGCCGCCCCAGCCTGGTGGCCCGGCGGGGTTCGGGAGATCGACCGGCCCTGTGCTTTGCCGGCCACGTCGATACGGTTCCCTTGGGAAAGGCTCCCTGGCGCACCGATCCCTTCGGTGGCGAGATCGAAGGCGACCGTCTTTACGGCCGGGGCGCCTGCGACATGAAGGGCGGCATCGCCGCGATGGTCATCGCTGCTTGCCGGGTGGCCCCACGACTGGCTGCAAATGACGATCTGATCCTGGTGATCGTTGCCGGCGAGGAGACCGGCTGCCTGGGCTCCCGCCATCTGGCCGAGCATCGCGAACTGCTGGGCGATGCCGGCGCCGTGGTCGTGGGTGAGCCGACGGGCAACTACCCCCTGGTCGGACACAAAGGCGCCCTGTGGTTGTCGGCCCGTTTTCGCGGACTTACGGCCCACGGCGCCATGCCGGAAAAAGGCGACAATGCGGTCTACAAGGCCGCCACAGCCGTCGGGCGGTTGCAGCATTTTGACTTTGGCATGCCTCCCCATCCACATCTGGGCGGCCCGAGTCTCAATGTGGGAACGTTCCACGGGGGCCTGAACATCAACTCCGTTCCCGATGTGGCAGAAATCGGCATCGATATCCGGACCATGCCGGGCCTGGACCACAACGATCTCACCCGCATGATCCAGGATTGCCTGGGCAGCGAAGCTGAGGTCTCTCGCCTGATCGACGTCAACGCACTGTGGACACCGCCGGAGCATCCCTGGGTGCAGACGGTTTTCCGGATCATGCCCCCCTTTATTGGTGAAACGCCGACGCCCCGGACGGTTGCTTTTTTTACCGATGGAGCCCCGCTGCAGGCGGCCTACGGCGGGGCTCCGACACTGATTCTGGGACCGGGCGCATCGACCATCGCCCATCGCACCGACGAGTTTTGCCCGGTCAGCGAAATCGACGCGGCGGCCATGATTTACCAGCGAATCGCAGAGCAATGGTACGAGCTGCCGGCATCGGATTGA
- the wrbA gene encoding NAD(P)H:quinone oxidoreductase, giving the protein MKVLIVYYSTYGHIHKMAEAIADGVNQVEGAEAVLRRVPETLPGEVLEKMGALDAQKGIAHVPVCTVDELAEADAVIFGTPTRFGNMCGQMRQFLDATGSLWAQGALVGKVGSVFTSSATQHGGQESTILSFHVSLLHHGFVIVGLPYSFQGQMGIDEVKGGSPYGASTIAGGSGERMPSEIELEAARFQGKHVAEIAKKLKA; this is encoded by the coding sequence ATGAAAGTACTTATCGTTTATTATTCCACCTATGGACATATTCATAAGATGGCCGAGGCGATTGCCGACGGCGTAAACCAGGTCGAAGGTGCCGAGGCCGTTTTGCGGCGCGTACCCGAAACCCTGCCAGGCGAGGTCCTCGAAAAAATGGGCGCCCTGGATGCGCAAAAAGGCATCGCCCACGTACCCGTCTGCACCGTCGACGAACTGGCCGAGGCCGATGCCGTTATCTTCGGCACCCCTACCCGCTTCGGCAACATGTGCGGGCAGATGCGCCAGTTCCTGGATGCTACCGGTTCGCTCTGGGCACAGGGAGCCCTGGTCGGCAAGGTAGGAAGCGTGTTTACCAGCAGTGCCACCCAGCACGGCGGTCAGGAATCCACGATCCTGTCCTTTCACGTCTCGCTTCTGCATCACGGCTTCGTGATCGTGGGCCTGCCCTACAGTTTTCAGGGCCAGATGGGAATCGACGAGGTGAAAGGCGGCTCTCCCTATGGGGCTTCGACCATTGCCGGAGGGTCCGGAGAGCGCATGCCTAGTGAAATCGAGCTTGAAGCGGCGCGGTTTCAGGGCAAACATGTCGCCGAGATTGCGAAAAAGCTCAAAGCATAA
- a CDS encoding ABC transporter ATP-binding protein codes for MNPNTEPTPLLSCEGLSMHFGGLAALDHLDLDVHPGEILGLVGPNGSGKTTFFNVITGIYRPSGGTVRFEGREIQGLGPQAINRRGIARTFQRSRLCLELSIFDNLMIGDHNRLNHGLVFNLLQRRRFSRELTGHVERARRLLATFSTTLADNLFADVGSFPMIDRRRIEICRALIGGPRLLLLDEPSAGMTHEETRQLMTDIIEVARQSEDVTIIIIEHEMNVIRRITDRCVVLNFGSKIFEGAYDAMTQHPDVQEAYLGGKGEAA; via the coding sequence ATGAATCCTAATACCGAGCCAACGCCCCTGCTCTCCTGTGAGGGGTTGAGCATGCATTTTGGCGGACTGGCGGCCCTGGACCACCTGGATCTCGATGTCCATCCTGGCGAAATCCTGGGGCTGGTGGGTCCCAACGGATCCGGAAAGACGACCTTCTTCAATGTGATTACTGGCATCTACCGGCCGTCCGGCGGAACAGTCCGGTTCGAAGGCAGGGAGATCCAAGGACTGGGCCCCCAGGCCATCAACCGTCGCGGCATCGCCCGCACCTTTCAACGCTCCCGGCTCTGCCTGGAGCTGTCGATCTTCGACAATCTCATGATCGGCGACCACAATCGGCTCAACCATGGCCTGGTCTTCAATCTTCTCCAACGTCGCCGGTTCTCCCGCGAACTGACCGGCCATGTGGAGCGGGCCCGGCGTTTGCTCGCCACTTTCAGCACCACGCTGGCCGACAATCTGTTTGCCGACGTGGGCAGCTTTCCGATGATCGACCGTCGCCGTATCGAGATCTGCCGCGCTTTGATCGGCGGTCCGCGCCTGCTGCTTCTGGACGAACCTTCCGCCGGCATGACCCATGAGGAAACCCGCCAGCTGATGACCGACATCATCGAGGTGGCCCGTCAGTCAGAAGACGTGACCATCATTATCATCGAACATGAAATGAACGTGATCCGGCGCATCACCGACCGTTGTGTGGTCCTCAACTTCGGAAGCAAGATTTTCGAGGGCGCCTACGATGCCATGACCCAACACCCGGATGTTCAGGAGGCCTATCTGGGCGGGAAGGGGGAGGCCGCATGA
- a CDS encoding MarR family transcriptional regulator has protein sequence METGTHIRLVLGRAAKAIERIDRDSIADTGITVSDFSILEALLHKGPLPINTIGEKVLLTSGSMTAASNRLEEKGLIKRIQDPSDGRCFYLHLTKTGRRLIKEAFNKHAQNLEKIADVLNTEERNQLVNLLKKVGKHAQNLKLK, from the coding sequence ATGGAAACAGGAACGCACATACGACTTGTTCTCGGAAGGGCCGCCAAAGCGATTGAAAGAATCGATCGCGACAGCATCGCGGACACCGGCATTACCGTCAGCGACTTCAGCATCTTGGAGGCGTTGCTGCACAAAGGCCCCCTTCCCATCAACACTATTGGCGAAAAGGTTCTTTTAACCAGCGGGTCCATGACTGCCGCATCCAACCGGTTGGAGGAAAAGGGGCTGATTAAGCGGATCCAGGACCCGTCCGACGGACGCTGTTTTTATCTGCATCTCACGAAAACCGGACGCCGTTTGATCAAGGAAGCGTTTAATAAACATGCCCAAAACCTTGAAAAAATCGCCGACGTGCTGAATACCGAAGAACGCAATCAATTGGTGAATCTGCTGAAAAAAGTGGGCAAGCATGCTCAGAACCTTAAACTGAAATAA
- a CDS encoding amidase → MCHNAIDIEESHLVQSIDRLCRRITDMDETLKVFVPETFQPSAIRTQADKLISLYPDPDARPPLFGRTVGIKDIFHCDGFTTRCGSDLPPDLFQGAEAELVRRLKTAGAIMMGKTATTEFAYFAPAPTVNPHDPARTPGGSSSGSAAGVAAGFFSLGLGTQTVGSIIRPAAYCGVVGFKPSFGRVSTAGVVPFSQTVDHAGFFSRTFADLVTVMAAIDDAWQPVTLPGQLRLGIPRGAYLEQAEPAAREAFQHQIRQLEANGCTIVDIPILDDILAINERHGRLIAGEMARVHARWYEAQQERYRQATRDIISRGREVDDAEFNDLRQSCMDLRTTLETAMQTYDIDAWICPATTGEAPLGLESTGSPLMNLPWTHSGLPAITLPAGRGPAGLPLGLQLAGSFMADEALLALAGQAAAALPI, encoded by the coding sequence ATGTGTCACAACGCAATAGACATTGAAGAAAGCCACCTGGTCCAATCCATCGATCGGTTATGCCGCCGAATCACCGATATGGACGAAACGCTGAAGGTTTTCGTGCCGGAAACATTTCAACCCTCTGCTATCCGGACCCAGGCGGATAAGCTGATCTCTCTTTATCCGGACCCGGATGCGCGTCCACCTTTGTTCGGAAGGACTGTCGGCATCAAGGACATTTTCCACTGCGACGGATTCACCACCCGCTGCGGCAGCGATCTGCCGCCGGATCTGTTCCAGGGCGCTGAGGCCGAACTGGTTCGCCGGCTCAAAACCGCCGGTGCGATCATGATGGGGAAAACCGCCACGACCGAATTCGCCTATTTCGCGCCCGCCCCCACAGTCAACCCCCACGACCCGGCCCGCACGCCTGGCGGATCCAGCAGCGGCTCGGCCGCCGGTGTGGCCGCGGGCTTCTTTTCCCTGGGGTTGGGCACCCAGACCGTGGGCAGTATCATCCGGCCGGCAGCCTATTGCGGTGTTGTCGGGTTCAAACCCAGTTTCGGAAGAGTCAGCACTGCCGGCGTCGTGCCCTTTTCCCAAACCGTTGACCATGCCGGTTTCTTCAGCCGCACCTTTGCCGACCTCGTCACAGTAATGGCGGCCATCGACGATGCATGGCAGCCGGTAACTTTACCCGGGCAATTGCGGTTGGGCATCCCCCGGGGCGCTTACCTGGAACAGGCCGAACCTGCAGCACGCGAGGCCTTTCAACATCAAATCCGGCAATTGGAAGCCAACGGCTGCACCATCGTCGATATCCCGATACTCGACGATATACTTGCTATCAACGAGCGCCACGGACGTCTGATCGCCGGTGAAATGGCTCGGGTACACGCCCGATGGTACGAGGCGCAGCAGGAACGCTATCGCCAGGCTACACGCGATATCATCTCCCGGGGCCGCGAGGTTGACGATGCGGAATTCAACGATTTGCGCCAATCCTGCATGGATCTGCGCACAACACTGGAGACAGCCATGCAGACGTATGACATCGATGCCTGGATCTGCCCGGCCACGACCGGTGAAGCCCCGTTGGGTCTGGAAAGCACGGGCAGCCCGCTCATGAACCTGCCCTGGACCCATTCCGGCCTGCCCGCCATCACGCTGCCGGCCGGCAGGGGACCGGCAGGGCTCCCGCTGGGGCTGCAACTGGCCGGCAGTTTCATGGCCGACGAGGCGTTGCTGGCGCTGGCCGGCCAAGCAGCGGCAGCTTTGCCGATTTAG
- a CDS encoding ABC transporter ATP-binding protein yields MKKPLIVENVTTAYDKADVLHDVSLSVQPGTITCLLGSNGSGKTTLIRSILGLTPARSGEIHFNGRRLSDLPTHRIVSHGIACIPEGRKVFPAMSVEENLRVGAYQEPSNVMVQRRLREVYELFPRLLERRLQLAGTLSGGEQAMVSIGRGLMGEPKLLIIDEPSLGLSPALVIHNFDIIRTIKDRGITVFLVEQNVHQTLAVADYGYVLSQGKVVAEGTAGHLRDDPEVNRAYFG; encoded by the coding sequence ATGAAAAAGCCGCTGATTGTCGAAAATGTCACCACCGCATATGACAAGGCAGACGTCCTGCACGACGTCTCACTGTCGGTACAGCCGGGCACCATCACCTGTCTGCTCGGGTCCAACGGTTCGGGCAAAACGACCCTGATCCGCTCCATCCTGGGCCTGACGCCGGCACGGTCGGGAGAAATTCATTTCAACGGCCGCCGGCTCAGCGATCTGCCCACACACCGAATCGTTTCGCACGGCATCGCCTGCATCCCCGAGGGCCGCAAGGTCTTCCCGGCCATGAGCGTGGAGGAAAACCTGCGGGTCGGCGCCTACCAGGAACCGTCGAACGTGATGGTGCAGAGACGCTTGCGGGAAGTTTACGAACTCTTTCCGCGCCTTTTGGAGCGCCGCCTGCAACTGGCCGGCACCCTTTCCGGCGGAGAGCAGGCTATGGTCTCCATCGGCCGCGGTTTGATGGGCGAACCCAAACTGCTGATTATCGACGAACCCTCCCTGGGCCTTTCACCGGCGCTGGTGATCCACAACTTCGATATCATTCGCACCATCAAGGACCGTGGAATCACGGTGTTCCTTGTGGAGCAAAACGTCCACCAGACCCTGGCGGTGGCGGACTACGGATACGTGCTTTCCCAAGGGAAAGTCGTTGCCGAAGGAACGGCCGGCCACCTGCGCGATGATCCCGAGGTCAACCGCGCCTATTTCGGATAG
- a CDS encoding branched-chain amino acid ABC transporter substrate-binding protein: MIKAGLSRCCPRPLHRYSIAVTLMLPFLITLLAAGPVLAKKTVNVGFIAPLSGGVSANGLGGRNAAELAVQLKNADPKAKYHYELEILDDECKPNIGVQVGTKLAANRKIIGAAAHYCSAVALGAVGIYHRFGLPVIVWGAVHPDITYGNDFAEVFRVNGTMINQNEVAAQFVTGLGYKKWAIMHDTTDYGKGHNQYFSKFLTENGGTIVGTFGVTADQQDFTAELTKIKALDPDVVYFGGLTPIGVRIRAQMEKIGLDAQFQGTSGIVSDAFIEGAGKLSEGTLAFREGAPIEKLPGGMFFMEKYDEAKFSQPPEAYGPFAFAAMNLLLDTIEKNGPDRKKVVKALQATSGHPSIVGDISFDDHGQNTVALITKYVVQDGQWVVWEDSEYAAGTRKLKGM; this comes from the coding sequence ATGATCAAGGCAGGTTTATCCCGTTGTTGTCCGCGCCCGTTACACCGCTATTCCATCGCTGTCACGCTGATGCTGCCATTTCTCATCACGCTGCTCGCCGCCGGCCCCGTTCTGGCCAAAAAAACAGTCAACGTCGGTTTTATTGCGCCGCTCTCCGGTGGCGTATCGGCCAACGGCCTTGGCGGTCGCAACGCCGCCGAACTGGCCGTTCAACTGAAGAACGCCGATCCCAAGGCCAAATACCACTACGAACTGGAAATTCTCGATGACGAGTGCAAACCCAACATCGGCGTTCAAGTCGGCACCAAACTGGCAGCCAACCGCAAGATAATCGGAGCGGCGGCCCACTACTGCAGTGCGGTGGCCCTGGGCGCGGTTGGCATCTACCATCGTTTTGGCCTGCCGGTAATCGTCTGGGGGGCCGTGCATCCGGACATCACCTACGGCAACGACTTCGCGGAGGTTTTCCGGGTTAACGGCACCATGATCAATCAGAATGAAGTGGCCGCCCAGTTCGTGACCGGCCTGGGCTATAAGAAGTGGGCCATCATGCACGACACCACCGACTACGGAAAGGGTCACAATCAGTACTTCAGCAAATTTTTGACCGAAAACGGCGGCACCATCGTCGGCACTTTCGGCGTCACCGCCGACCAGCAGGATTTCACCGCCGAATTGACCAAAATCAAGGCCCTCGATCCGGACGTGGTCTATTTCGGTGGCCTGACCCCCATCGGTGTGCGCATCCGCGCGCAAATGGAGAAAATCGGTCTTGACGCGCAGTTTCAGGGCACCTCCGGCATTGTCTCGGATGCGTTTATCGAAGGCGCCGGGAAGCTCTCCGAAGGCACCCTGGCATTTCGTGAAGGCGCTCCCATCGAGAAACTGCCCGGCGGAATGTTCTTCATGGAGAAATATGACGAAGCCAAGTTCTCGCAGCCGCCCGAAGCCTATGGCCCCTTTGCATTCGCCGCCATGAACCTTCTGCTCGACACCATCGAGAAAAACGGTCCCGACCGCAAAAAAGTGGTCAAGGCCCTCCAGGCAACATCAGGCCACCCGTCCATCGTGGGCGACATCTCCTTTGACGATCATGGCCAGAACACGGTGGCCCTGATCACCAAGTATGTGGTCCAGGACGGCCAGTGGGTCGTCTGGGAAGACAGCGAATACGCAGCCGGAACGCGTAAACTCAAAGGCATGTAG
- a CDS encoding ketopantoate reductase family protein, with translation MNEIKSVAIVGAGALGLLYAKPIAQKIGEKCYFLADGSRYDRIKDGHFTINGKPEPFNVVSVDSLTDGLLAKPDFIIVAVKNYHLNDITRLLEAAVSDNTIIISVLNGLDSETFLQSHCPQASVISSIAIGMDAVKEKHDLSFTGSGKLLIGSADNNKNDPALKRLSSFLNFCEMAYEVPDDIQRSLWWKLMINIGMNQVSAVTGANYGIFHTDRNIQLLMEAAMQETIDVAKAAGVDLRDDDIPNWYPTLNSLGADKKTSMLQDIEAGRKTEVQWFSGRLIEIAGQYGIDVPVNRTLFQIIKIKELIYS, from the coding sequence ATGAATGAGATAAAATCCGTCGCCATTGTCGGCGCAGGGGCACTCGGTCTGCTTTATGCCAAACCCATTGCACAAAAAATCGGAGAAAAATGCTATTTTTTAGCAGACGGCAGCCGCTACGACCGAATTAAAGACGGCCATTTCACAATCAACGGCAAACCCGAACCCTTCAATGTCGTTTCTGTCGATTCCCTGACCGACGGTCTGTTGGCAAAGCCCGATTTCATTATCGTTGCGGTTAAAAATTATCATCTTAATGACATCACCAGGCTTCTGGAGGCCGCAGTATCTGATAATACGATTATCATATCCGTCCTCAACGGCCTGGACAGTGAAACTTTCCTTCAAAGCCATTGCCCTCAGGCTTCGGTCATTTCAAGCATTGCCATTGGAATGGATGCGGTTAAAGAAAAACACGATCTTTCGTTTACCGGGTCCGGCAAACTGCTAATCGGTTCGGCGGACAACAACAAAAACGATCCGGCACTTAAACGTCTGTCCTCCTTTTTGAACTTCTGCGAAATGGCTTACGAAGTGCCTGACGATATCCAGCGCTCTCTATGGTGGAAGTTGATGATCAATATCGGGATGAACCAGGTATCGGCCGTTACCGGGGCGAATTACGGAATCTTTCATACCGACCGAAACATCCAGTTGCTCATGGAGGCAGCCATGCAGGAGACCATCGACGTTGCAAAAGCTGCCGGCGTCGACCTGCGCGACGACGATATTCCGAACTGGTATCCTACCCTCAACAGCCTTGGTGCCGATAAAAAAACATCGATGCTGCAGGATATCGAGGCGGGGAGGAAAACAGAGGTTCAATGGTTCAGCGGACGTTTGATTGAAATCGCCGGTCAATACGGAATCGATGTTCCCGTTAACCGTACCCTGTTTCAAATTATTAAAATTAAGGAGCTTATTTACAGCTGA
- a CDS encoding branched-chain amino acid ABC transporter permease encodes MRSSSALKNRLICLAAAAGITGYTILILMAESQLAVAGLLVLAAVLFAVGSHNGATAALGKLFHQNERLTDAMALVAAGIVTVCFAQDHYVLFMVATVMLYMVACLGMNIQLGLAGVVNFCGASFFGVGCYTSAVLLNHTPLPPVLVILFGGICTAIVGSLLILPVLRTTGHYAALVTIAFALLFKTFLDVNDTLGGPQGLQVPGMRLFGWDFSMPIAIGDLEISFYVPYVLFCGVVLAATFVLARRIERSWIGVNMDAVRLDETAASCFGLNLSRWKITAFTAGNFLIGVGGAIYGMMIGYIAPSNFAFSDSLILLSIVLLGGIGNLWGLLPAAFIVVVLPEKFQVIQEYRFLLYATMVILMLLYRPDGLIPRPLRTFIAPGAPNES; translated from the coding sequence ATGAGATCTTCTTCAGCACTCAAAAACCGTCTGATCTGCCTGGCGGCGGCGGCCGGTATCACCGGCTACACGATCCTGATCCTTATGGCCGAGTCCCAACTGGCCGTAGCAGGACTGCTCGTACTGGCCGCGGTCCTGTTCGCCGTCGGATCGCACAATGGCGCCACTGCCGCTTTAGGTAAGCTGTTCCATCAAAATGAGCGTCTTACCGACGCCATGGCCCTGGTCGCTGCCGGCATCGTCACCGTCTGTTTCGCCCAGGATCACTATGTACTCTTCATGGTGGCTACGGTGATGCTTTACATGGTCGCCTGCCTGGGCATGAACATCCAGTTGGGACTGGCCGGCGTGGTCAATTTCTGCGGCGCTTCTTTCTTTGGCGTGGGCTGCTACACATCGGCCGTACTGCTCAACCACACCCCCTTGCCCCCGGTGCTGGTAATCCTTTTCGGCGGGATCTGCACCGCGATCGTCGGCTCCCTGCTGATCCTCCCGGTTCTGCGCACCACCGGTCATTACGCCGCGCTGGTCACCATCGCCTTCGCTCTGTTGTTCAAAACCTTTCTGGACGTCAATGACACCCTCGGTGGCCCCCAGGGGCTACAGGTTCCCGGCATGCGCCTGTTTGGCTGGGATTTTTCCATGCCGATCGCCATCGGCGATCTCGAGATCTCGTTCTATGTGCCTTACGTCCTGTTTTGCGGGGTTGTGCTGGCCGCGACCTTTGTCCTTGCCCGGCGTATCGAGCGATCCTGGATCGGGGTCAACATGGATGCCGTGCGCTTGGACGAAACCGCCGCCAGCTGTTTCGGACTGAATCTGTCCCGCTGGAAGATTACGGCGTTTACAGCGGGCAATTTTCTCATCGGAGTCGGCGGCGCCATTTACGGGATGATGATCGGCTATATCGCCCCCAGCAATTTCGCTTTCAGCGATTCGCTGATCCTACTCTCCATCGTACTGCTGGGCGGCATCGGCAATCTTTGGGGACTGCTGCCGGCGGCTTTTATCGTCGTGGTTCTGCCCGAGAAGTTTCAGGTCATCCAGGAGTATCGCTTTTTGCTTTACGCAACCATGGTCATCCTTATGCTGCTGTATCGGCCCGACGGCCTGATTCCCAGGCCCCTGAGAACCTTTATCGCCCCCGGAGCACCCAATGAATCCTAA
- a CDS encoding cupin domain-containing protein — MSSGTAIRESVGQRVRNARKAQKMTLREIARQIGCSESLLSKIENGKGNPPLSTLHHLTKALGISISTLFADADTPEVAIYRNGERALLHASQTVTLEALIPHTESHRLQAHIHIVAPGGSPDGDYSHEGEEVGFILDGQIKLIVNGTAHILSKGDSFSFRSELPHSYGNPGRKEARIIWVNTPATF, encoded by the coding sequence ATGTCGTCAGGAACCGCCATCAGGGAATCCGTTGGCCAGCGCGTTCGCAATGCCCGCAAGGCGCAAAAAATGACCCTCCGGGAGATCGCCCGGCAGATCGGTTGTTCCGAAAGCCTGCTCTCGAAGATCGAAAACGGCAAGGGCAACCCTCCACTGAGCACGCTGCATCACCTGACCAAGGCATTGGGTATAAGTATCAGCACGCTGTTCGCCGATGCGGACACCCCGGAAGTGGCCATTTACCGCAACGGCGAACGCGCGTTGCTGCACGCATCGCAGACGGTAACCCTGGAAGCGCTGATACCGCACACCGAAAGCCACCGACTCCAGGCGCACATCCATATTGTCGCCCCCGGCGGAAGCCCCGACGGCGATTACAGCCATGAAGGGGAAGAGGTGGGGTTCATTCTCGATGGACAGATCAAACTGATCGTAAACGGAACGGCCCATATTCTTTCCAAAGGAGACTCTTTTTCCTTTCGATCCGAACTCCCCCACAGCTACGGAAATCCTGGTCGCAAGGAAGCCAGGATAATCTGGGTCAACACCCCGGCAACCTTTTAG